TCCAGGAGTCGCTCGGCCGTACTCCCCAACACGAGGCGCTTGAACCCCGATCGACCCGTCGCACCGACGACGACCGCGTCGACCCCGATGTCGTCGATCGCTTCGAGGACGCGCTCGTAGGGCGGTCCTTCGAGGACGGTCGTCCGGCACTCGACGTCGGTCGCGGCGGCGGCCTCGGCGGCGCGTTCGACGGCAGCCTCGGCGTCGGCTCTGAGGTTCGCCCGGACCTCCGTGGGGTCGATGATGGCGTTGTCGTAGGCGGTTCGAGTCTCGACCACCGAAACGACGTGGAGCGTCGCCCCCGTCGAAGCGGCGAGTTCGAGGGCGTGATCGAGTGCGGCTTCGGCGCCGTCGCTGCCGTCGGTCGCGAACAGTATCGTCCCGTACATGGGCGCCGATAGACCGGCCGAAATGATAAACCCGGACGTCGATGTCGGCCCCTGCGGTCGGGAGTCTCAGCGGTCGGAATCGGAGCCGGCATCCGCATCGAGTTCGCGGGTCGCGACCGCCGCGAGCAGTTCGGCGAGGCGATCGGCCGCCGCCGCGAGCAGCTCCGCACCTAGGTCGGCGTCGCCGTCACGGGGGTCGCCGACGACGCCGTTGTCGGTGAACGAGTCGGAATCGTGTGCGAGGTTGGTGCCAGCGATCCACTCGCCCCACCCCTCGGCCGCGCCCGCGGCGGCGGCGTCGAGGCGGCCCTCGCGGACCGAGCCGGGGTCGAGGTGGCGGATCACGGCGGTTTCGGCCGGGCCGGCGTGCCCGAAGGCGTCGAAATCCACCGCGTCGAACCAGGTGTAGCCGACGGCGTAGGCGTCGCCGCTGCGGCTCGCACGCGCACAGAGTTCGCGGATCGCGTCGGTGTTGCCGCCGTGGCCGTTGACGACGACGATCCGATCGAAGCCGCTCGCGGCGAGGCTCTCGAGCGTCTCGCGGACGTACGATCGGAAGGTGTCCGGCGAGACCCAAAGCGTTCCCTCGAAGCCGCGGTGTTCCTCCGCGATCCCGACGGGGATCGTCGGGGCGACGACCGGACGCTCGCCGGTCGAGTCGGCGTATCGGTCCGCCCCCGCGTCGGCGATGGCGGCGGCGGTCGTCGAGTCGACGCCCAAGGGCGCGTGGGGACCGTGCTGTTCGGTGCTGCCGACGGGCAAAAGCGCGAGGTCGGTGTCGGCGTCGCGGGCGTCAGTCCACGTCGACTCGGCGAGTCGCATTCCCTACGCGATCAGCAGATCCTCGCCGCGCTCGACGCGAACCGTACACGGCGGGGAGATCTTGTTGTACGCGCGCCGGAGGGCGTCCTTTGCGATCTCGGCGTCCTCGGGGTTACACCAGATAGTAAAGAGGCGCTCGCCCTTCCCGATCCGGGCGGCCGTGCCGACGATCTTGCCGAAGGACTGCCGCATTCCGTCCGAGACACGGTCGGCGCCGGCGCCGGTCGCTTGCTTGTTCTCCCGAATGACCTGGTGGGGGAACTTCCGGAGGATCATCTTGTAGTCGCCGTCCTCGCCGAGCTCCTTGAGCATACGGCGGTTCGCCGAGAGCCGGGACGCCTCGAGCGAGCCGTGGCGAATCTGGACCTCCTCGTCGACGAGGAGGCTGATCTGGACCTCGTAGCTGTCGGGATCGGCGTCGAAGTTACCCATTTTGTACTGGGCCACCTTCGACCCGGGAATGCCCGTAATGTACTCCCGTCGGGTGTAGGAGGGCTTGTCGATGTCCCGATACATCGATGCCGGCTTGTCACTCATAGTACGTCGTCTGAGGGTCAGTTCGGTAATAAAGGCGTCGAAGCGACGACCGCACGAGACGGCCAAGCGGGCGGAAACGCCGGCCTCGATGCGCGGGGAACCCCATCCGACGAGGCCACATCCGGCCGTTCGGACTCGAAGCTGGGTCGTTCGGACCCGAAGCCGACCACCGACGGAGCCGAGCGTTTTCGCTCCCGACGGGCGGGGAGCGTCCCGAGCGGCCGGCGACGCGTTCCGTCGCCGAGGCCATTTATAAACCCCAATCCCGACCGGCACGAACCTCGCGTGCGTCGCCCGCCATCTCGACCAAGTTAACCGTTACCACAACTGCGCTGTCTGCGTGTTTTGACGAAACGCCCGGAGGATTCGCGGGAGCCCCTCTCCGTCCGACATCAGACACATTTATATAGAACCGCAGACAATCATTCGGACGACTATGAGCCAACAGCAACGAATGGGCGGCCAGCCCATGATCATTCTCGGCGAGGACTCCCAGCGGATGAAAGACCGCGACGCCCAATCGCACAACATTGCGGCGGCGAAAGCGGTCGCCGAGGCGGTACGCTCGACGCTCGGCCCGAAGGGAATGGACAAGATGCTCGTCTCCTCGATGGGCGACATCACCGTCACGAACGACGGCGTCACCATCCTTCAGGAGATGGACATCGACAACCCGACCGCGGAAATGATTGTCCAGGTCGCAGAGACCCAAGAGGACGAGGCGGGCGACGGCACGACGACGGCGGTCTCCATCGCCGGCGAACTGCTGAAGAACGCCGAGGACCTCCTCGAGCAGGACATCCATCCGACGGCGATGATCAAGGGGTTCCACCTCGCGAGCGAGTGCGCCCGCGAGGAAGTCGACAACGTCGCCAACGACGTCGACAGCGAGGACACCGACCTGCTCCGACAGGTCGCCGAGACGTCGATGACGGGCAAGGGCGCCGAACTCGAAAAGGACGTTCTCGCCCGACTCGTCGTCGACGCGGTCCAGGCCGTCACGGTCGAGGCCGACGACGGCGAGACGATCGTCGATCTCGAGTACGTCAACGTCGAGACCCAGACCGGTCGTTCGGCCGGCGAGTCCGAACTGCTCAACGGCGCGGTCGTCGACAAGAGCCCGGCCCACGAGGAGATGCCGGTCTCGGCCGGGGACGCGGACGTACTCCTCGTCGACGAAGCCATCGAGATCGAGGACACCGACGCCGACGCCAACCTCCAACTCG
The genomic region above belongs to Natronomonas moolapensis 8.8.11 and contains:
- a CDS encoding universal stress protein, encoding MYGTILFATDGSDGAEAALDHALELAASTGATLHVVSVVETRTAYDNAIIDPTEVRANLRADAEAAVERAAEAAAATDVECRTTVLEGPPYERVLEAIDDIGVDAVVVGATGRSGFKRLVLGSTAERLLEAAPVPVVVIGGDC
- a CDS encoding creatininase family protein; translation: MRLAESTWTDARDADTDLALLPVGSTEQHGPHAPLGVDSTTAAAIADAGADRYADSTGERPVVAPTIPVGIAEEHRGFEGTLWVSPDTFRSYVRETLESLAASGFDRIVVVNGHGGNTDAIRELCARASRSGDAYAVGYTWFDAVDFDAFGHAGPAETAVIRHLDPGSVREGRLDAAAAGAAEGWGEWIAGTNLAHDSDSFTDNGVVGDPRDGDADLGAELLAAAADRLAELLAAVATRELDADAGSDSDR
- a CDS encoding 50S ribosomal protein L16 gives rise to the protein MSDKPASMYRDIDKPSYTRREYITGIPGSKVAQYKMGNFDADPDSYEVQISLLVDEEVQIRHGSLEASRLSANRRMLKELGEDGDYKMILRKFPHQVIRENKQATGAGADRVSDGMRQSFGKIVGTAARIGKGERLFTIWCNPEDAEIAKDALRRAYNKISPPCTVRVERGEDLLIA